In Flavobacterium lacustre, a genomic segment contains:
- a CDS encoding glycosyltransferase family 2 protein, which produces MILKQPKITVLMPVYNCELYIREAVDSILNQTFKDFEFLIIDDASSDETVMILKSYCDPRIQLIEKQINTGYTNSLNQGLKLAKGEFIARMDGDDISLPERFAKQVSLLDKNPEVIMCGTSYSIIGENEIFLLPESHQEIKVNLLKGNCIVHPSVMLRNNIIVANNISYDQQTEPAEDYDLWVRLLLLGKLHNLQECLLRYRVHDSQVSSVRNKQQVQVAKNVRLKLLCSLENSILQTHKNIYLKYIDDEEELTFEEFTGLIDLKIKLLNANVNGFFCIDGFNSYWVQMESNFINYYFKNRTSYSILILKQYVSIFSKLNSRLKPKEIIKLFVKTLLNHKVK; this is translated from the coding sequence ATGATACTTAAACAGCCAAAAATAACAGTTCTGATGCCCGTCTACAATTGTGAGTTGTATATTCGAGAAGCTGTAGACAGTATCTTAAATCAAACCTTTAAGGATTTTGAGTTTTTAATAATTGATGATGCTTCATCGGATGAAACGGTTATGATTTTAAAATCATATTGTGATCCTAGAATTCAATTAATAGAAAAACAAATAAACACGGGCTACACAAACAGTTTAAATCAGGGCTTAAAATTAGCAAAAGGTGAATTTATAGCTCGGATGGATGGAGATGATATTAGTTTACCAGAACGATTTGCAAAGCAAGTATCTCTCTTAGATAAAAATCCTGAAGTAATAATGTGTGGTACATCGTATTCAATAATTGGAGAGAACGAGATTTTTTTACTACCAGAGAGCCATCAAGAAATAAAAGTTAACCTTTTAAAAGGTAATTGTATTGTGCATCCAAGTGTTATGTTAAGGAATAATATAATAGTTGCCAATAATATAAGTTATGACCAACAAACGGAACCGGCTGAAGATTATGATTTATGGGTTAGATTGTTATTATTAGGCAAACTACATAATTTGCAAGAATGTTTATTACGTTATAGAGTTCATGATTCACAGGTTTCTTCCGTTAGAAATAAACAACAAGTTCAAGTTGCTAAAAATGTTCGCTTAAAACTATTATGTTCATTAGAGAATAGTATTTTGCAAACACATAAAAACATTTATTTAAAATATATTGACGATGAAGAAGAATTAACATTTGAGGAGTTTACGGGTCTTATAGATTTAAAAATCAAATTACTTAACGCCAATGTTAATGGCTTTTTCTGTATTGACGGATTTAATAGTTATTGGGTTCAAATGGAATCAAATTTTATTAATTATTATTTTAAGAATAGAACTTCTTATTCTATTTTAATTTTAAAGCAATATGTGTCAATTTTTAGCAAATTAAATAGTAGGCTAAAGCCTAAAGAAATAATAAAATTGTTTGTAAAGACGTTGTTAAATCACAAAGTAAAATGA
- a CDS encoding glycosyltransferase, with the protein MIQGVSKEKAIKNLVSVVIPCFNDAKYIEKAVLSVLNQSIGDVEVIVVDDGSDKATKEVLKKIEHQISILITQKNKGQSAARNTGIKAASGTYILVLDSDDYFETSFCEKAIDILENREIKLVTCYTKRFNDSYCDNHYPQGGYLKDFLMYNQATGSVMFRKKECIAVGGYDETMRFGFEDWEFYIRLLEKGGYAFVIPEFLFHYRLKENSTTSRANKIKYHLQSFIYEKHKALYVLYFQDFIIHLISRIEREETEKIKNTERLEFKIGKVILAPFRWIKYCLK; encoded by the coding sequence ATGATTCAAGGAGTTTCTAAAGAAAAAGCTATAAAAAATTTGGTATCTGTTGTTATACCTTGTTTTAATGATGCAAAGTATATTGAAAAGGCGGTTCTTTCCGTTTTGAATCAATCGATTGGAGATGTTGAAGTAATTGTAGTTGATGATGGTTCGGATAAAGCCACAAAGGAAGTACTTAAAAAAATAGAGCATCAAATATCCATATTAATAACACAAAAAAATAAAGGTCAAAGTGCCGCAAGGAATACGGGAATTAAAGCCGCTAGTGGAACCTATATTTTGGTGTTAGACAGTGATGATTATTTTGAAACTAGTTTTTGTGAAAAGGCAATAGATATTTTAGAAAACAGAGAGATAAAATTAGTGACTTGTTATACTAAAAGATTTAATGATTCTTATTGTGATAATCATTATCCCCAAGGAGGATATTTAAAAGATTTTTTGATGTATAACCAAGCTACAGGTAGTGTTATGTTCAGAAAAAAGGAATGTATTGCAGTCGGAGGATATGATGAAACAATGCGATTCGGTTTTGAAGATTGGGAATTTTACATTCGATTATTGGAAAAAGGGGGTTATGCATTTGTTATTCCTGAATTTTTATTTCATTATAGATTAAAAGAGAACTCTACTACATCAAGAGCAAATAAAATCAAATATCATTTACAGTCTTTTATTTATGAAAAGCATAAAGCATTATATGTATTATATTTTCAAGATTTTATCATTCATTTAATCAGTAGAATAGAAAGAGAAGAAACAGAAAAAATTAAGAATACAGAGCGCTTAGAATTTAAAATAGGTAAAGTTATTTTGGCACCTTTTCGGTGGATTAAATATTGTTTGAAATGA
- a CDS encoding glycosyltransferase family 2 protein, with amino-acid sequence MKICPKVTIIMATYNREKYIIETLKSIQSQFFLDWECLIIDDGGFDNTIEIITPILEEDKRFQFFKRPEDYLKGLPGCRNYGLDLAKGDFIIFFDDDDIAHPQNLEICVKELSTREISFCRYIRAVFFEDFIYDFDLSKKYTSFYIDYTNIEKIVKNELLFNSCAVMWKKECFYDHRFVEHLMYAEEWELYSRIITDGFSGISINKTLFYGRKHPESNTGEFFRNNPIRTASNAEAILLVLKNLHQKQLLTYPILRYFIQISLSYKKYNLKRRIVDALDLSTFEVFKLELLYSFLPMRLYFYGKWRKINR; translated from the coding sequence ATGAAAATATGTCCTAAAGTTACCATTATAATGGCTACCTATAATAGAGAAAAATATATTATAGAAACGCTAAAGTCGATTCAATCACAGTTTTTTTTAGATTGGGAATGTTTGATTATTGATGATGGTGGTTTTGATAATACCATTGAAATTATTACCCCAATACTTGAAGAAGATAAAAGATTTCAGTTTTTTAAACGACCTGAGGATTATTTAAAAGGATTGCCAGGATGTCGTAATTATGGTTTGGATCTAGCAAAAGGTGATTTTATTATTTTTTTCGATGATGATGATATTGCACATCCACAAAATTTGGAGATATGTGTTAAGGAGTTGTCAACGAGAGAGATCTCCTTCTGCAGATATATAAGAGCTGTTTTTTTTGAAGATTTTATTTATGATTTTGATTTATCAAAAAAATACACTTCGTTTTATATTGATTATACTAACATCGAAAAAATCGTCAAAAATGAACTTCTTTTTAACTCTTGTGCTGTAATGTGGAAAAAAGAATGCTTTTATGACCATCGGTTTGTCGAACATCTTATGTATGCCGAGGAGTGGGAGTTGTATTCTAGAATTATTACAGATGGGTTTTCAGGGATTTCTATAAATAAGACATTGTTTTATGGACGTAAACATCCGGAATCTAATACAGGGGAATTTTTTAGAAATAATCCAATTCGAACTGCATCAAATGCAGAAGCAATTCTTTTAGTATTAAAAAATTTACATCAAAAACAATTACTTACATATCCCATTTTGAGGTACTTTATTCAAATTTCTTTAAGTTACAAAAAATATAATTTAAAAAGAAGAATAGTGGATGCGCTCGATTTATCTACATTTGAAGTATTTAAATTAGAATTGCTATATAGTTTTTTGCCTATGCGATTATACTTTTATGGAAAGTGGAGAAAAATAAATAGATAA
- a CDS encoding glycosyltransferase family 2 protein, translating into MNELVSIIVSCYNQAQYLDEALQSVLGQTYTNWECIIVNDGSPDNTEEVVKKWIEKDLRFKYFYKENGGLSSARNLGLNNVKGEYIQFLDSDDVLGNRKLELSIKELHLDKNINVVISNFRMFTINPDYSSAPYCTLDFEFFNFKSVLLKWESIFSIPIHCGLFSALLFQDFRFPEELKAKEDWVMWLTLFQKEFKVFFVNKSLVYYRKHQESMTNDAKYMLENHMKAIVYIRDIISEKDYTDYLHLELLQKYNETIKLKTTIYNYQNSATYKMAKKIKATFLSKYFFKIIKK; encoded by the coding sequence ATGAATGAGCTTGTTTCAATAATTGTTTCCTGCTACAATCAAGCGCAATACTTGGATGAAGCCTTACAATCGGTGTTGGGTCAAACTTACACGAATTGGGAATGTATTATTGTGAATGATGGAAGTCCTGATAATACAGAGGAAGTCGTAAAAAAATGGATAGAAAAGGATTTAAGGTTTAAATATTTTTATAAAGAAAACGGAGGTTTAAGTAGTGCCAGAAACTTAGGATTAAACAACGTAAAAGGCGAATACATTCAGTTTTTGGATTCGGATGATGTTTTAGGTAATAGAAAATTAGAATTATCAATTAAAGAATTACATCTTGATAAGAATATAAATGTTGTTATTTCTAATTTTAGAATGTTTACTATTAATCCTGATTATTCTTCTGCACCATATTGTACGTTAGATTTTGAGTTTTTTAATTTTAAGAGTGTTTTATTAAAATGGGAATCAATATTTAGTATTCCAATACATTGTGGTTTATTTAGTGCACTGTTATTTCAAGATTTCAGATTTCCAGAAGAATTAAAAGCTAAAGAGGATTGGGTTATGTGGCTGACTTTGTTTCAAAAGGAATTCAAAGTTTTTTTTGTAAATAAATCCTTAGTTTATTATCGAAAGCATCAAGAGAGTATGACTAATGATGCTAAATATATGTTAGAAAATCATATGAAAGCAATTGTATATATTAGGGATATAATCTCTGAAAAAGATTATACAGACTATCTTCATCTTGAACTCTTGCAAAAATATAATGAAACTATAAAATTGAAAACTACAATATACAATTATCAAAATTCAGCCACTTACAAAATGGCAAAAAAGATTAAAGCTACATTTTTATCAAAATATTTTTTTAAAATAATTAAAAAATAG
- a CDS encoding glycosyltransferase family A protein translates to MLAIIIPYYKLTFFEDTLFSLANQTDKRFKVYIGNDASPEDPQFLLDKYKGRLDFDYHRFEENLGGVSLVQQWDRCIGIAEQEEWLMILCDDDTLSKNCIADFYSSLPEINNAQCNVVRFATRIKQMGLKKISELYEHPVLEKSTEFMFRRMTNATRSSLSEYVFRKSMYLRYGFFNYRLAWHSDDRAWLEFSQFKNIFTINSASVCFRLSDENISRSDFMIKEKNQATLAFYNFVIFKHILKFKRFQRKELLLIYEQFIYKINEVDFNFFIRVFALLFFNLYFIQSIKFTRRLLIYLNKHAQSS, encoded by the coding sequence ATGCTTGCTATTATAATTCCATATTATAAGTTGACTTTTTTTGAGGATACGCTTTTTTCACTAGCCAATCAAACCGATAAAAGGTTTAAAGTATATATTGGCAATGATGCGAGTCCAGAAGACCCTCAGTTTTTATTAGATAAATATAAAGGAAGACTTGATTTTGATTATCATAGATTTGAAGAAAATTTGGGAGGAGTTTCTCTTGTTCAACAGTGGGATCGATGTATTGGCATCGCTGAGCAAGAAGAATGGTTAATGATACTTTGTGATGATGATACCCTGAGTAAGAACTGCATTGCCGATTTTTATAGTAGTTTACCAGAAATTAATAATGCTCAATGTAATGTAGTTCGTTTTGCAACACGAATAAAACAAATGGGGTTAAAAAAAATCTCAGAGTTGTATGAACACCCAGTTTTAGAAAAATCAACTGAATTCATGTTTAGACGAATGACTAATGCAACACGTAGTTCCTTATCAGAATATGTTTTTAGAAAAAGTATGTATTTGCGTTATGGTTTTTTTAATTATCGTTTGGCATGGCATTCCGATGATAGGGCTTGGCTTGAATTTTCGCAGTTTAAAAATATCTTTACTATTAATTCAGCATCTGTATGTTTTAGGCTCAGCGACGAAAATATTTCCAGAAGTGACTTTATGATTAAAGAAAAAAATCAAGCTACCTTAGCGTTTTATAATTTTGTTATATTCAAGCATATTTTAAAATTCAAGCGTTTTCAACGAAAAGAACTATTACTTATTTACGAACAATTTATTTATAAGATAAACGAAGTAGATTTTAATTTTTTTATTCGCGTCTTTGCACTCTTATTTTTTAATCTATATTTTATACAATCTATAAAGTTTACAAGAAGACTTTTAATCTATTTAAATAAGCATGCTCAAAGTTCCTAA
- a CDS encoding glycosyltransferase family 2 protein, producing MLKVPKIAIIIPVYNREHLLNYTLDSIIAQSFTDWECILVDDHSTDASFEVMEEYQKKDAHFKAYKRPSELKKGANSCRNFGYTKSNAPFIKWFDSDDIMLPNHLEIAYQIIIENKLDFVVTDTINFDHITGDMIDKPYNFDRIKAVFTAKNYALNQIGWITDDFLATRGCVQNILFNEIITDGDEYNFFIKLLHHTTNGAFINQILTHRRIHENSITIQNKINQTKHIQIIATLKFQTAKDLIFYDNKELICWFLSGYMQQAFALAKLKSSIPSVKLAFKLIHNYFSFSKAVAFIFAIIIVKYLGRGYAILKYART from the coding sequence ATGCTCAAAGTTCCTAAAATAGCCATTATTATTCCGGTTTATAATCGAGAGCATTTACTAAATTATACATTAGACAGTATTATAGCGCAATCATTTACGGACTGGGAATGTATACTAGTCGATGATCATAGTACAGATGCCTCTTTTGAGGTGATGGAAGAATACCAAAAAAAAGATGCGCACTTTAAAGCCTATAAAAGACCCAGCGAATTAAAAAAAGGAGCGAATTCATGCAGAAATTTTGGATATACAAAATCGAACGCTCCTTTTATAAAATGGTTTGATAGTGACGATATTATGCTCCCCAATCATTTAGAAATTGCCTATCAAATAATAATTGAAAATAAATTGGATTTTGTAGTTACAGATACTATAAATTTTGATCATATAACTGGTGATATGATTGATAAGCCTTATAATTTTGATCGTATAAAAGCTGTTTTTACTGCTAAAAATTATGCTTTAAATCAAATAGGTTGGATTACAGATGATTTTTTAGCAACTCGAGGCTGTGTTCAAAATATTCTGTTTAATGAAATAATCACTGATGGAGACGAATATAATTTTTTTATTAAATTATTACATCATACTACTAACGGGGCATTTATCAATCAAATTCTAACTCACCGCAGAATTCATGAAAATTCAATAACTATTCAAAATAAAATAAATCAAACGAAACATATACAAATTATAGCAACATTAAAATTCCAAACAGCGAAGGATTTGATTTTTTATGATAATAAGGAATTAATATGTTGGTTTTTATCGGGGTACATGCAGCAGGCTTTCGCTTTAGCAAAGTTGAAGTCATCTATTCCTTCTGTCAAGTTAGCTTTCAAGTTGATTCATAATTATTTTTCATTTAGCAAAGCAGTAGCCTTTATATTTGCTATTATTATAGTTAAGTATTTGGGCAGGGGCTATGCTATTTTAAAATATGCTCGTACATAA
- a CDS encoding ABC transporter ATP-binding protein, with amino-acid sequence MKDIILKAENISKQYRLGQVGTGTMAHDLNRWWHQIRGKENPYLKIGDTNDRSTKGSSDYVWALQDINFEVERGEILGIIGKNGAGKSTLLKILSRVTAPTTGSIKFGGRVASLLEVGTGFNGEMTGRENIYLNGAILGMTKKEITSKIDAIIDFSGCERYIDTPVKRYSSGMYVRLAFAVAAFLEPEILIIDEVLAVGDAEFQKKAIGKMQDISKTGGRTVLFVSHNMGSIASLCKSGIYMENGKIIMQDNISKIIDAYVSSNSNSESYNCIKDDVNFISGVKILNKGIETNQFGINDKIQISIKGILGNIEPSKVGLALLDRNKNKIFTTHYDLSNKNKEKNIFNMICDIPEKTICPGLYSFDIALFNIGGMVFDYVSDICQISVLETGSDMHFDKNFGSVFVNCKWDEKN; translated from the coding sequence CGAAAATATCTCTAAGCAATACCGACTGGGGCAAGTGGGTACCGGTACTATGGCGCATGATTTGAACCGTTGGTGGCATCAGATCCGCGGGAAGGAGAATCCGTATTTGAAAATAGGGGATACGAATGACCGCAGTACTAAAGGCAGCAGTGATTATGTGTGGGCTTTGCAGGATATTAATTTTGAGGTGGAGCGTGGTGAAATTTTAGGGATTATAGGAAAAAATGGCGCGGGTAAATCTACTTTGTTGAAGATATTGTCCCGAGTGACTGCTCCCACTACCGGCAGTATTAAGTTTGGCGGTCGCGTGGCTTCTTTGCTTGAAGTGGGGACCGGATTTAACGGCGAAATGACGGGCAGGGAAAATATTTACCTGAATGGTGCCATTTTAGGGATGACCAAAAAAGAAATCACTTCTAAGATTGATGCCATTATTGATTTCTCCGGTTGCGAACGCTATATAGATACCCCCGTAAAGCGATACAGCAGCGGGATGTATGTGCGTTTGGCTTTTGCTGTAGCCGCGTTTCTAGAGCCTGAAATTTTGATTATCGATGAGGTTTTGGCTGTGGGTGATGCGGAGTTCCAGAAGAAAGCCATTGGGAAGATGCAGGATATTTCTAAAACAGGAGGCCGAACGGTCTTGTTTGTTAGTCATAATATGGGATCTATAGCTAGTTTGTGTAAATCAGGAATTTATATGGAAAATGGGAAGATCATTATGCAAGATAATATTTCAAAAATAATTGATGCTTATGTGAGTTCGAATTCGAATTCTGAAAGTTATAATTGTATTAAAGATGATGTTAATTTTATTTCAGGGGTTAAAATTTTAAATAAAGGTATTGAAACAAATCAATTTGGTATAAATGATAAAATTCAAATTTCTATCAAAGGTATTTTGGGTAATATTGAACCTTCTAAAGTTGGATTAGCATTGTTAGATAGAAATAAGAATAAAATTTTCACAACTCATTATGACTTGTCAAATAAAAATAAAGAAAAAAATATTTTTAATATGATTTGTGATATTCCTGAAAAAACAATTTGTCCAGGATTATATTCTTTTGATATAGCTTTGTTCAATATAGGAGGGATGGTGTTTGATTATGTTAGCGATATATGTCAAATATCTGTTTTAGAAACGGGTTCTGATATGCATTTTGATAAGAATTTTGGAAGTGTTTTTGTTAATTGTAAATGGGATGAGAAAAATTAA
- a CDS encoding glycosyltransferase, giving the protein MLAIVIPYFKIDFFEQTLESLSNQTNKKFTVYIGDDASPQDCLWLLKQFESKFNFKYKKFDINYGSKSLVQQWNRCIDFVENEDWVTILGDDDVLSDDFVEQFYKKKHIFEREFNVIRFSVVKIDEAGKTISNVYTNSEIESSKNIILNNKRSSLSEYVFKLSEIRSIGFKDLPLAWWSDVLAVLEFSNFGYIYSINEAIVFVRISRISISGNQSNEVQKEKANYLFFYYLLKYKSQYFSSSEIDFLFEKVSKRFLNNRKKIEMFYSISILYLEKGKFSNLLQFFKKIINSIL; this is encoded by the coding sequence ATGTTAGCGATTGTTATTCCATATTTTAAGATTGATTTTTTTGAGCAAACATTAGAATCCTTATCAAATCAGACTAATAAAAAATTTACTGTTTACATCGGTGATGATGCAAGTCCTCAGGATTGTTTATGGCTATTGAAACAATTTGAAAGTAAATTTAATTTTAAATATAAAAAATTTGATATTAATTATGGTAGCAAGAGTTTAGTTCAGCAATGGAATAGATGTATTGATTTTGTAGAGAATGAGGATTGGGTAACAATTTTAGGTGATGATGATGTTTTGAGTGATGATTTTGTAGAGCAATTTTATAAAAAAAAACACATTTTTGAAAGAGAATTTAATGTTATTAGATTTAGTGTCGTAAAGATTGATGAAGCAGGAAAAACAATTTCAAATGTTTATACAAATTCTGAGATAGAAAGTTCAAAAAATATTATTTTAAATAATAAGAGAAGTTCGTTAAGTGAATATGTTTTTAAATTATCAGAAATTAGGAGTATAGGATTTAAAGATTTACCATTAGCATGGTGGTCTGATGTTTTGGCAGTTTTAGAATTTTCTAATTTTGGATATATTTATTCTATAAATGAAGCTATTGTATTTGTTAGAATATCAAGGATAAGCATTTCAGGTAATCAAAGTAATGAAGTTCAAAAAGAGAAAGCAAATTATTTATTTTTCTACTATCTTTTAAAGTATAAATCTCAATATTTTAGTTCTTCGGAGATAGACTTCCTATTTGAAAAAGTCTCTAAAAGATTTTTAAATAATCGAAAAAAAATAGAAATGTTTTATTCGATTTCAATATTATACCTTGAAAAAGGTAAGTTTTCTAACCTTTTACAATTTTTTAAAAAAATTATAAATAGTATATTATAG
- a CDS encoding CatB-related O-acetyltransferase codes for MRKIKKILRFFLTRANIQMQFVDEINTVNRNKIFFPNVEFINSEIGDYSYIARNSIIHNTTIGKFCSIGPNVVVGYGDHPIHLLSTSPIFYSEKTGFDIGPNKDLFCGHSKVEIGNDVWIGANVFVKNGIKIGNGAVIGAGSVIINDVVPYSVTVGVPGKIKSKRFSEDIIFKLEELKWWEWPNEVIKDNHNILSSEKIIENIDLLFEIKKANKIE; via the coding sequence ATGAGAAAAATTAAAAAGATATTAAGATTTTTTTTAACTAGAGCTAATATTCAAATGCAATTTGTTGATGAAATTAATACAGTTAATAGGAATAAAATTTTTTTTCCTAACGTTGAATTTATTAATTCAGAAATAGGGGATTATTCATATATAGCTAGAAATTCAATTATTCATAATACAACAATTGGTAAATTTTGTTCTATTGGTCCTAATGTTGTTGTTGGTTATGGAGATCACCCAATTCACCTTTTGTCAACTTCGCCGATTTTTTATAGTGAAAAGACAGGTTTTGATATTGGCCCAAATAAAGATTTATTTTGTGGACATTCAAAAGTTGAAATTGGAAATGATGTTTGGATTGGAGCAAATGTTTTTGTCAAGAATGGAATTAAAATTGGGAATGGAGCTGTAATTGGTGCAGGTTCAGTAATAATAAATGATGTCGTACCATATTCAGTTACCGTTGGTGTGCCTGGCAAAATAAAATCAAAAAGGTTCTCAGAAGATATAATTTTTAAATTAGAAGAATTAAAATGGTGGGAGTGGCCAAATGAAGTAATTAAAGACAATCATAATATTTTATCTTCGGAAAAAATTATTGAAAACATAGATTTATTATTTGAGATAAAAAAAGCAAATAAAATTGAATAA